The Gammaproteobacteria bacterium genome includes a window with the following:
- a CDS encoding restriction endonuclease subunit S, with protein sequence MRDVTEGEPLDWDQVTRTRLPARAKPDWLEDDDILLVARGHRLFSVHLGEVPEKTVPGPQFIRIRVKTEADRVRPAFLAWQLNRRTIQDYITSMVTGTHLPVITVAAASGIPVAIPSVAEQVRIIELERQVREQIRCYEALIKNRVELMDAVAYAIRSAEDN encoded by the coding sequence ATGCGTGACGTGACGGAGGGCGAGCCTCTGGACTGGGACCAAGTGACCAGGACCCGGCTACCGGCCCGGGCGAAGCCCGACTGGCTGGAGGACGATGACATCCTGTTGGTCGCCCGGGGCCACCGGCTGTTTTCTGTCCATCTTGGGGAGGTGCCAGAGAAGACCGTCCCGGGGCCCCAGTTCATCCGGATACGGGTGAAAACGGAGGCCGACCGCGTACGTCCGGCCTTCCTCGCCTGGCAGCTGAATAGGCGCACCATCCAGGACTACATCACTTCTATGGTGACCGGAACCCACCTGCCGGTGATCACTGTTGCTGCTGCCTCGGGCATCCCCGTGGCAATACCGAGCGTGGCTGAGCAGGTACGGATCATTGAGCTAGAGCGTCAGGTCCGTGAGCAGATCCGCTGCTACGAAGCCTTGATCAAGAACCGGGTAGAGCTGATGGATGCCGTTGCATATGCAATTCGAAGTGCGGAGGACAACTAA
- a CDS encoding type I restriction-modification system subunit M, giving the protein MAALNMADSVALAAGAAAEVFKGVVPPDRFWLHILAFLFFKYVSDAARATGSKDHQDDLPTERVRLLGRLVLPKGKGFWDLHERLHEPGNAQRLDDALSAFADENRAELEGVFQECRFSDLSGEVAFNDHAVGALLYAFAKPALDLRPGCVADERVASEAFDLLLHRLALAGGADDVVHTSPELAELMARLVDPKPGEDICDPVCGTGSTLVACGKHLRAVSGMQDYRLWGQAASRSDWALAKLNLLIHGETNIELASGDVIREPRFVMNDDTLRQFDVMVCNPPFSIERWSHKAADHDRYMRFKRGLPPKTRGNYGTILHMVASMKPAHGRVCTVVPQGVLFRTGSEASIREKLIKENLVDAIIALPEKLLYGVAIPICLLILRADKTDQNVLFMDVSDRFVYGRAQNALSSEHIEEIVRLYKGRTDEEGMVALVDPEKLEERQFNLSVSLYIKKPSQNDVRSVEDLVTEYDRLCEKSGEADGKLRELLTELRR; this is encoded by the coding sequence ATGGCGGCGCTCAACATGGCCGATTCAGTTGCGTTAGCCGCAGGGGCCGCGGCCGAAGTCTTCAAGGGAGTGGTGCCGCCTGATCGATTCTGGCTGCACATATTGGCGTTCTTGTTCTTTAAGTACGTCTCCGACGCCGCGCGAGCGACGGGTTCAAAGGATCATCAAGATGATCTGCCGACAGAGCGGGTGAGGCTGCTCGGTCGGCTGGTGCTTCCGAAAGGGAAGGGGTTTTGGGACCTTCACGAACGACTCCATGAGCCCGGCAATGCGCAGCGCTTGGATGATGCGCTATCGGCGTTCGCGGATGAAAACCGAGCCGAACTTGAAGGGGTGTTTCAGGAGTGCCGATTCTCGGACTTGTCCGGGGAAGTTGCATTCAATGATCACGCAGTAGGCGCATTGCTTTACGCCTTCGCGAAGCCGGCACTTGATCTTCGTCCGGGCTGTGTCGCGGACGAACGTGTGGCCAGCGAGGCATTTGATCTCTTGCTGCATCGCTTGGCGCTTGCAGGTGGCGCAGATGACGTGGTCCATACCTCCCCCGAGTTGGCCGAGCTTATGGCGAGGCTCGTCGATCCAAAGCCCGGGGAGGACATTTGCGACCCTGTATGCGGCACAGGGTCTACGCTGGTGGCTTGCGGGAAGCACTTGAGGGCCGTGTCCGGCATGCAGGATTACAGGCTATGGGGCCAGGCCGCGAGCCGGTCTGACTGGGCGCTCGCAAAACTCAATTTGTTGATACACGGAGAGACGAATATTGAGTTGGCTTCTGGCGATGTGATTCGCGAGCCGCGTTTCGTCATGAATGACGACACGCTACGCCAGTTCGACGTCATGGTCTGCAACCCGCCTTTCTCTATAGAGCGGTGGTCTCATAAAGCCGCGGACCATGATAGGTATATGCGCTTCAAGCGTGGGTTGCCGCCTAAAACACGCGGCAACTACGGCACCATTCTGCACATGGTGGCGAGTATGAAGCCTGCACACGGAAGAGTCTGTACCGTCGTGCCGCAGGGTGTTCTGTTCCGGACAGGCAGCGAGGCGTCGATCCGAGAAAAGCTCATCAAAGAAAATCTGGTTGATGCAATCATCGCGCTTCCTGAGAAGCTGCTCTATGGCGTGGCGATCCCGATCTGCCTACTGATTCTGCGCGCAGACAAAACTGACCAGAATGTGTTATTCATGGATGTAAGCGACCGATTTGTTTACGGTAGGGCGCAGAATGCGCTCTCTTCTGAACATATTGAAGAAATCGTGCGCCTCTATAAGGGGCGTACGGATGAGGAAGGGATGGTCGCGCTCGTTGATCCAGAGAAGTTAGAAGAACGCCAATTCAACCTATCGGTTTCGCTGTATATAAAGAAACCGAGTCAAAATGATGTGCGGAGCGTCGAAGACCTCGTGACAGAGTACGATAGGCTCTGTGAGAAGTCTGGTGAGGCGGACGGAAAGCTGCGCGAGTTGCTGACCGAGTTGAGACGATAA
- a CDS encoding Tn7 transposase TnsA N-terminal domain-containing protein, translating into MKLKDQIKQIILDTQPEHGVLQGVRRITKGLPMKRVGYFPSVKNDALIPCESGLEADHCLGLEFEKPVVRYQSQPLTLDLGNQGKYTPDTGHIDTIGDVELREVKFSGALQDPKVRDFHHWLKRHLAEQGIRFRVLTELEIRRAPDYENARYLYRASHLRYSSHLLDQALATLTELGGRVALSTLRKALAKQGLPPLLADRLLLLKRAYHDTSRPLSSDSTVWC; encoded by the coding sequence ATGAAACTCAAAGACCAGATCAAACAAATCATCCTCGACACCCAACCGGAGCACGGGGTCCTCCAAGGCGTCCGAAGGATCACCAAGGGACTTCCCATGAAACGCGTCGGGTATTTCCCGAGCGTGAAGAACGACGCCCTCATACCCTGCGAGAGCGGGTTGGAAGCGGATCACTGCCTGGGACTGGAGTTCGAAAAGCCGGTAGTCCGCTACCAATCCCAGCCACTGACACTTGATTTGGGTAACCAGGGGAAATACACCCCCGACACCGGCCACATCGACACGATCGGCGACGTCGAACTGCGCGAAGTCAAATTCTCGGGCGCACTTCAGGATCCGAAGGTACGGGACTTCCACCACTGGCTGAAACGCCACCTCGCAGAACAGGGCATTCGCTTTCGGGTACTCACGGAACTCGAAATACGGCGGGCGCCGGATTACGAAAACGCCAGGTACCTGTACCGGGCCTCGCACCTGCGCTACAGCAGCCATCTGCTCGACCAAGCCCTCGCAACATTGACCGAACTCGGGGGGCGTGTCGCCCTGAGCACCCTGCGAAAAGCCCTCGCCAAGCAAGGCTTACCGCCGCTCCTGGCCGACCGCCTCCTGCTTCTGAAGCGCGCGTATCACGACACGTCGCGACCCTTGAGCTCTGACTCAACTGTGTGGTGCTGA
- a CDS encoding phospholipase D family protein has product MSIEFVSQEIWPQLTRAVRGSRQRCAVAVAYFGAGASRLLPLPKGSRLVVDASERSVASGQTCPADLIKLTKRGVSIFSVPNLHAKVFVLGRTAYIGSTNVSSRSASHLVEAVIRTTEPGAVDAAREFVQQHCLHELTPTVLKRLAKLYRPPLIPGGKPGKRQQARTSKRPALPRLFLAQLHFEDWSERDQTLHDSALAVAEKRRKHPRSFELDSFRNTGKCIYQRGDVIIQVLDEGNGNILVAPPGNVLHVRTRRDGKKQVSFIYLERPARRRRPIKSLARTIGCTQKQLRRNGMVRDRSFAQALLSTWVIEP; this is encoded by the coding sequence TTGAGCATTGAATTCGTCAGTCAGGAGATATGGCCGCAATTGACCAGGGCGGTCCGTGGATCACGGCAGCGCTGCGCGGTGGCCGTCGCGTATTTTGGTGCGGGTGCCAGCCGTCTCCTACCGCTGCCGAAGGGGAGTCGCCTCGTGGTGGATGCCAGCGAACGGTCGGTCGCCTCCGGCCAAACCTGCCCTGCTGACCTTATCAAGCTCACGAAACGCGGCGTGAGCATATTTAGCGTGCCCAACCTGCACGCCAAGGTGTTCGTCTTGGGGCGTACCGCATATATCGGCTCCACCAATGTCTCCAGCCGTTCTGCTTCGCACCTTGTTGAAGCGGTCATTCGCACCACCGAGCCGGGCGCAGTCGACGCTGCCCGGGAATTCGTGCAACAGCATTGTCTTCATGAACTGACGCCCACGGTCCTGAAACGCTTGGCCAAGCTCTACCGTCCGCCGCTCATCCCCGGGGGCAAGCCGGGCAAACGGCAACAAGCAAGAACCTCTAAACGCCCGGCATTGCCGCGCCTATTTCTCGCTCAGCTCCACTTTGAAGACTGGTCGGAGCGAGACCAGACGCTGCATGATTCGGCTCTGGCGGTGGCAGAGAAACGACGGAAGCATCCGCGCAGCTTTGAACTGGATAGCTTCCGCAATACGGGAAAGTGTATTTATCAGCGCGGGGATGTGATCATTCAAGTCCTGGACGAAGGCAACGGCAATATCCTGGTGGCGCCGCCCGGCAACGTCCTGCATGTGCGCACCCGGCGGGATGGAAAAAAACAGGTGTCGTTTATCTACTTGGAGCGGCCTGCCCGGCGACGCCGACCGATAAAGTCGTTGGCGCGAACGATTGGATGCACCCAGAAGCAATTGCGCCGTAATGGGATGGTCCGCGACAGGTCGTTTGCACAGGCACTCTTGAGCACTTGGGTGATTGAGCCATGA
- a CDS encoding DDE-type integrase/transposase/recombinase: protein MNTQHNLPSVGQVYLLKGSKFQVISVVAGVVRFASLHGGQIRQLPIEKYNALLAQRLIQPDPESPLTSSQNNAISPQALSDRETAEMNRRLRYVRPIVATCEYPTSQRHIKPLLPKLAEEVGDTSVPGASTVCKWVKSFNESHSNPLSLVPLARNRGCRDTKLPLPIEKRILERIEQDYLTPQRLTAAKVHSHINGELIEQYGDDRILPEDFRLPSLRTVQRRIARLDPYHRMRSRHGAYYANRKFKAAGVRQLATRPLEYVEADGQLLDIIVRHPTNPEIVGRPYATAVMDRYTRAILAIVITFIPFSAPTLLKALKMAVGGPSRGFFGVIEKLIVDNGSDYISNSVRNFCNATGIWIEHGSPRSPDTKPHKERFFGVLNTDVIHTLPGTTFSNPTDRGDYNSEKMACLTIDELEKIVLDWIDNDYHVRPHSTTGRAPAKLWAEATGRDEVASFPPEDLDILARTVVTRTINKGRITVENLTWYSPALTVIEQEFKSKKQSARVQVYLDELDLGRVFVKDPRGICDFIQADCTLPAYTRGLSLYEHRLTQKRLRLQSLRDLEAYGQNALFLERWKTWKAIEALKDKSSRKRLLRMEKMPELKALEAITGLSDPISEDDSVIESPSTETRSATTLDSSAALIAPTADDMPSDTDDDAPFESKRY, encoded by the coding sequence ATGAACACTCAACACAACCTCCCATCCGTCGGGCAAGTTTACCTGCTCAAAGGTAGCAAATTCCAAGTCATCAGCGTTGTCGCAGGCGTTGTCCGCTTTGCGTCGCTTCACGGCGGTCAGATTCGCCAGCTGCCCATCGAGAAGTACAACGCACTTTTAGCTCAGCGGTTGATTCAGCCGGATCCCGAGAGCCCTCTGACGTCTTCGCAGAATAATGCCATTTCTCCGCAGGCACTCTCAGACCGTGAGACCGCAGAGATGAATCGTCGCCTTCGTTATGTGCGACCGATTGTCGCCACTTGTGAGTACCCGACATCGCAGCGCCATATTAAACCGCTTCTGCCGAAGCTGGCTGAAGAAGTGGGCGATACCAGCGTACCCGGCGCTTCCACGGTCTGTAAATGGGTCAAGTCCTTCAACGAAAGTCATTCGAACCCGCTGTCACTTGTCCCCCTGGCCCGCAACAGGGGCTGCCGGGATACCAAGCTTCCATTACCCATAGAGAAACGGATACTGGAACGCATCGAACAGGACTATCTGACCCCGCAACGCCTGACTGCCGCCAAAGTTCACTCCCACATCAATGGTGAACTGATCGAGCAATACGGTGATGATCGCATCCTCCCCGAGGACTTTCGGCTACCCTCGCTTCGGACTGTCCAGCGGCGAATCGCCCGCCTCGATCCGTACCACCGCATGCGGTCACGCCACGGTGCGTACTATGCGAATCGGAAGTTCAAAGCCGCAGGTGTGCGCCAACTGGCAACCCGCCCACTGGAATACGTCGAGGCGGATGGCCAGCTCTTGGACATCATTGTGCGACATCCGACCAACCCCGAAATTGTTGGCCGTCCCTACGCGACCGCGGTTATGGATCGCTACACCAGGGCCATCCTGGCCATCGTCATCACCTTTATCCCGTTTTCGGCGCCGACACTTCTCAAGGCCCTAAAAATGGCCGTTGGCGGTCCGTCTCGGGGTTTCTTCGGGGTGATTGAAAAGCTGATTGTGGACAATGGATCCGACTACATCAGTAACTCCGTCCGTAATTTCTGCAACGCCACCGGCATTTGGATTGAGCATGGCAGCCCCCGCAGTCCAGACACCAAGCCTCACAAGGAGCGATTCTTCGGAGTTCTGAATACCGACGTCATCCACACACTGCCCGGCACGACATTCTCCAATCCCACGGACCGTGGTGATTACAATTCTGAAAAGATGGCCTGCCTGACCATCGATGAGCTAGAGAAGATCGTGCTGGATTGGATAGACAATGACTACCATGTCCGCCCGCACTCCACGACAGGCCGTGCGCCTGCGAAATTGTGGGCCGAAGCCACCGGCCGTGACGAGGTAGCGTCATTCCCGCCAGAAGACCTCGACATCCTTGCACGCACCGTAGTTACCCGGACGATCAACAAGGGTCGTATCACCGTCGAGAATCTCACTTGGTACTCCCCGGCGCTCACTGTCATTGAACAGGAATTCAAGTCCAAAAAACAGTCGGCACGGGTGCAGGTCTATCTCGACGAACTCGATCTTGGCCGCGTCTTTGTCAAGGATCCCCGCGGTATCTGTGATTTCATCCAGGCCGATTGCACGCTACCCGCTTATACACGCGGGCTGAGCCTGTACGAGCATCGACTGACCCAGAAGCGCCTCCGACTCCAGAGCTTGCGCGACCTGGAAGCGTATGGTCAGAACGCACTGTTCCTCGAACGCTGGAAGACCTGGAAGGCGATCGAGGCGCTCAAAGACAAGTCTTCACGGAAACGGTTGCTACGTATGGAAAAGATGCCGGAACTCAAGGCACTAGAGGCCATCACCGGCTTATCTGATCCGATTAGCGAAGACGACAGCGTTATCGAGTCTCCATCGACCGAAACTCGCTCTGCCACAACGCTTGACAGCAGTGCCGCCCTGATCGCTCCAACAGCCGACGACATGCCGTCCGACACCGACGACGATGCTCCCTTTGAATCCAAGAGGTATTAA
- a CDS encoding type I restriction endonuclease subunit R, with protein sequence MNTTDTTEKGLETLIMRHMTGVDGLAVPQDSVAEPPAPFGGIGYFAGSAKDFDRAHALDVPQLFAFLRATQPEAFKKLAMADANDAKDINRLKFLARLATEIGKRGVIDVLRKGIEHGPVHFDLFYGTPSPGNAKAAALHAQNRFSMTRQLAYSMDETRRALDLGLFINGLPIATFELKNSLTKQTVADAVEQYKRDRDPREKLFGFGRCVVHFAVDDSEVQMCTELKGKGSWFLPFNKGYNDGAGNPPNPHGLKTDYLWKEVLTPARLTNILENYAQIVEEKDERTGRKKRRQVWPRYHQLDVVREALANVRANGVGKRYLIQHSAGSGKSNSIAWLSHQLIGVKRDDKSIFDSVIVVTDRRILDDQIQKTIKQFMQVGATVGHAKVSGDLRKFIQEGKKIIVSTVQKFPYILDEIATEGGKTFAIVIDEAHSSQGGKTSAAMSQALGDTAESNDAGEDAEDIINEALDKRMAARKMLTNASYFAFTATPKNKTLEMFGVPLPPDAQGKVKHRPFHSYTMKQAIEERFILDVLKNYTPVDSYYKLVKKIEGDPEFDIKKAKKKLRRYVESHDHAIRLKAEIMVDHFHEQVLAAGKIGGQARAMVVTSGIERAIQYFHAFKAYLVERKSPYQAIVAFSGEHEYGGAKVSEVSLNGFPSGEIAANIQNDPYRFLICADKFQTGYDEPLLHTMYVDKALSGIKAVQTLSRLNRAHPQKHDCFVLDFQNNSEAITLAFQDYYRTTLLAEETDPNKLHDLKAALDAAQVYSPEQVQQLVELFLGGADRDKLDPILDACVAVYMNQLDEDGQVDFKGKAKAFCRTYSFLSSLISYSNREWEKLSVLLNLLIPKLPAPQEEDLARGILEAIDMDSYRVEKKAVLKIALADEDAEIEPVPTDAGGRKSEPELDRLSNILKTFNEQFGTLFTDTDRVAKRIREDIAPKVAADTAYQHAKENTPHTARMAHDQALAKVMQHLLKDDTQVYKQFVENESFKRFVGDMVYAITSQI encoded by the coding sequence ATGAACACCACGGACACCACCGAGAAGGGCCTCGAAACGCTCATCATGCGGCACATGACTGGCGTAGATGGTTTGGCCGTTCCACAGGACAGTGTCGCAGAGCCGCCTGCGCCTTTCGGCGGCATTGGCTACTTTGCCGGCAGCGCCAAGGACTTCGACCGCGCCCACGCACTGGACGTGCCGCAGCTCTTCGCCTTCCTGCGCGCGACTCAGCCCGAGGCGTTCAAGAAGCTGGCAATGGCCGATGCCAACGATGCCAAGGATATTAACCGTCTCAAGTTCCTCGCGCGGCTCGCGACTGAGATCGGCAAGCGGGGTGTCATCGATGTGCTGCGCAAGGGTATCGAGCACGGGCCGGTGCACTTCGATCTGTTCTACGGTACGCCTTCACCGGGCAACGCCAAGGCCGCGGCGCTGCATGCGCAGAACCGCTTTTCGATGACGCGTCAGCTTGCCTACAGCATGGACGAGACGCGCCGTGCGCTCGATCTGGGTCTGTTCATTAATGGCCTGCCTATCGCCACCTTCGAGTTGAAGAACAGCCTCACCAAGCAGACCGTCGCCGATGCCGTGGAGCAATACAAGCGCGACCGCGATCCGCGTGAAAAGCTGTTTGGCTTCGGCCGCTGCGTGGTGCACTTCGCGGTGGACGACAGCGAGGTGCAGATGTGCACCGAACTCAAGGGCAAGGGCTCGTGGTTTCTGCCCTTCAACAAGGGTTATAACGATGGCGCGGGAAACCCGCCCAATCCACATGGCCTGAAGACCGACTACCTCTGGAAAGAGGTGCTCACTCCGGCGCGGCTGACCAACATCCTCGAGAACTATGCGCAGATCGTCGAAGAGAAAGACGAACGCACCGGCAGGAAGAAGCGCCGGCAGGTGTGGCCGCGTTACCACCAGCTCGACGTGGTTCGCGAGGCGCTGGCCAATGTGCGCGCCAACGGCGTCGGTAAGCGTTACCTGATCCAACACTCGGCGGGCAGCGGCAAATCCAATTCCATCGCCTGGCTCTCTCACCAGCTCATTGGCGTGAAGCGCGACGACAAGTCGATCTTCGACTCGGTGATCGTGGTTACTGACCGACGCATCCTCGACGATCAGATCCAGAAGACCATCAAGCAGTTCATGCAGGTGGGTGCGACAGTGGGTCACGCCAAGGTATCCGGCGACCTGCGCAAGTTCATCCAGGAAGGCAAGAAGATCATCGTTTCGACGGTGCAGAAGTTCCCCTACATCCTCGACGAGATCGCCACTGAGGGTGGCAAGACCTTCGCGATTGTCATCGACGAGGCGCACTCGAGCCAGGGCGGCAAGACCTCGGCGGCAATGAGTCAGGCGCTCGGCGATACAGCAGAGAGCAATGATGCCGGGGAGGATGCGGAGGACATCATCAACGAGGCGCTGGATAAGCGCATGGCGGCGCGCAAGATGCTGACCAATGCCAGCTACTTCGCCTTCACGGCCACACCCAAGAACAAAACCCTGGAGATGTTCGGCGTACCACTGCCGCCCGATGCCCAAGGCAAGGTCAAGCACCGGCCGTTCCACAGCTACACCATGAAGCAGGCGATCGAGGAGCGATTCATCCTTGATGTGCTTAAGAACTACACGCCCGTGGACAGCTACTACAAGCTGGTGAAGAAGATCGAGGGCGACCCGGAATTCGATATCAAGAAGGCGAAGAAGAAGCTGCGCCGTTATGTGGAAAGCCACGACCATGCGATCCGGCTCAAGGCCGAGATCATGGTAGACCACTTCCACGAGCAGGTGCTCGCCGCCGGCAAGATCGGCGGGCAGGCGCGGGCGATGGTGGTGACGAGCGGCATCGAGCGGGCGATCCAGTACTTCCATGCCTTCAAGGCGTATCTCGTGGAGCGGAAGAGCCCGTATCAGGCGATCGTCGCCTTTTCGGGCGAGCACGAGTACGGCGGCGCCAAGGTGAGCGAGGTATCGCTCAACGGTTTCCCCAGCGGAGAGATCGCCGCCAACATCCAGAATGACCCGTACCGCTTTCTGATCTGCGCCGACAAGTTCCAGACCGGTTACGACGAACCCCTCCTGCATACCATGTATGTGGACAAGGCGCTCTCGGGTATCAAGGCGGTGCAGACACTGTCGCGTCTCAACCGCGCCCACCCGCAGAAGCACGACTGCTTCGTGCTCGACTTCCAGAACAACAGCGAAGCCATTACCTTGGCCTTCCAGGACTACTACCGCACCACGTTGCTCGCCGAGGAAACCGACCCCAACAAGCTGCACGACTTGAAGGCAGCGCTGGATGCCGCCCAGGTATATTCACCTGAGCAAGTTCAGCAGCTGGTGGAGCTGTTCCTTGGCGGTGCCGACCGCGACAAGCTCGATCCGATTCTCGATGCATGCGTGGCGGTTTATATGAATCAGCTCGACGAAGACGGACAAGTTGACTTCAAGGGCAAGGCCAAGGCGTTTTGCCGCACCTACAGCTTCCTTTCCTCGTTGATTTCCTACAGCAACCGCGAATGGGAGAAGCTCTCGGTCCTGCTCAATTTGCTGATACCCAAACTGCCGGCACCACAGGAGGAAGACCTCGCCAGGGGTATCCTGGAAGCCATTGACATGGACAGCTACCGGGTCGAGAAAAAGGCCGTGTTGAAGATCGCGCTGGCGGACGAAGATGCGGAGATCGAACCCGTTCCGACGGATGCGGGTGGTCGAAAGAGCGAACCAGAGCTTGACCGCCTGAGTAATATCCTCAAGACCTTCAACGAACAGTTCGGCACGCTATTCACTGACACTGACCGCGTCGCGAAGCGCATCCGTGAAGACATCGCACCGAAGGTGGCGGCCGACACGGCTTACCAGCATGCGAAAGAGAATACGCCACACACCGCGCGCATGGCTCACGACCAGGCACTGGCCAAAGTGATGCAGCACCTATTGAAGGATGACACGCAGGTCTATAAGCAGTTCGTTGAGAACGAATCGTTCAAGCGCTTTGTCGGCGACATGGTGTACGCAATTACGTCTCAGATCTAG
- a CDS encoding TniB family NTP-binding protein — translation MNLESILKRVNKIDGSYIEHPAIQNAIDGFVSCLLESKSSREPANILLVGEPGTGKTTVCEALLKMYPPRNEVREGYEVTIVPTFYSSIKAPVSIRGVASECLSKLNDPNPRTGNALELTGRLGELLHKCETQLMMLDEFHNLLPKKRTRGGKYEDVQDWVRAVIIDFRVPIGLVGTPDCEQLIDSDPQLARRFRYRFRLTNLDFGGAKKGDFRKFIERLSLDFVELCNLQGMPDLLSRDNALAVYAATSGNPDDIVDLMKRAVREGLTEGREFITMDDLATAYENIVMVNTLTKKTNPFRISVTELNNRLSRFIR, via the coding sequence ATGAACCTAGAATCCATCCTGAAACGTGTCAACAAGATCGACGGCTCCTACATCGAGCACCCTGCAATACAGAACGCAATCGATGGCTTTGTGTCTTGCCTACTGGAGTCCAAGAGTTCACGCGAGCCGGCCAATATCCTGCTTGTCGGAGAACCCGGGACCGGCAAGACGACTGTCTGCGAAGCGCTTCTGAAGATGTACCCGCCCAGGAACGAGGTCCGCGAGGGTTATGAAGTCACGATCGTACCTACCTTCTACTCCTCGATCAAAGCACCCGTCTCGATTCGTGGAGTGGCCTCGGAGTGCCTTAGCAAGCTGAATGATCCGAATCCAAGAACCGGTAACGCGCTGGAGCTCACCGGGCGCCTTGGCGAGCTGCTTCATAAGTGTGAGACACAGCTGATGATGCTTGATGAGTTCCACAACCTCTTACCCAAGAAACGCACTCGCGGCGGTAAGTACGAGGATGTCCAGGACTGGGTACGCGCGGTCATCATCGACTTCAGAGTACCCATCGGATTGGTAGGCACCCCGGATTGCGAGCAGCTGATCGACTCAGATCCTCAGTTGGCGCGTCGCTTCCGGTATCGCTTCCGACTCACCAATTTGGATTTCGGGGGCGCCAAGAAAGGCGACTTCAGGAAGTTCATTGAGCGCCTCTCTCTGGACTTTGTTGAACTGTGCAACCTCCAGGGAATGCCTGATCTACTGTCCAGGGACAATGCGCTGGCTGTTTATGCAGCGACATCGGGCAATCCGGATGACATCGTCGATCTCATGAAGCGCGCTGTTCGCGAAGGACTTACGGAGGGACGCGAATTCATCACGATGGACGACTTGGCCACCGCCTACGAAAACATTGTGATGGTCAACACATTGACGAAAAAGACGAACCCCTTCCGGATCTCCGTGACGGAGCTCAACAACCGCCTCTCGCGGTTTATACGGTGA